Proteins co-encoded in one Campylobacter ornithocola genomic window:
- a CDS encoding (Fe-S)-binding protein, with the protein MLNINEISNACVKCGKCIPVCTIHEINRDESTSPRGFLDLIDAYENQELKLDKNLKKTFESCFLCTNCVEVCPSHLRVDSAIEKVRYDIAKKFGIAWYKKLAFFFLRHRKILDILARLGYVFQSCAFNIQYKNLGMKTRFNLPLIKKDRLLPSLAKKNFLASNPDFIDNQGEKTIGLFIGCLSNYSYINTGFALLEICKHLKINVDLLKDQSCCGAPHYFTGDFKSVESLAKKNIVYFEKKLKTLDYIVIPEATCSAMINIDYEHFFHMQKDEEWAARAKNISNKILLATKYFYEHTNLEELLKTKKKLNTKITYHDPCHAKKMQGVSKEPRALLKQNYVFKELSHSNECCGFGGVSMQTDHYEKALQVGIKKAQNIQKSKVEIISAECSACRMQISNALEHEKVSTQFLHPLELIAKLLQD; encoded by the coding sequence ATGTTAAACATTAATGAAATCTCTAATGCTTGCGTAAAATGTGGAAAGTGTATACCAGTTTGTACTATACACGAAATAAACCGCGATGAGAGCACTTCTCCTCGTGGTTTTTTAGATCTTATTGATGCTTATGAAAATCAAGAGCTAAAACTTGATAAAAATCTTAAAAAAACTTTTGAATCATGTTTTTTATGTACAAATTGCGTAGAAGTCTGTCCAAGTCATTTAAGAGTTGATAGTGCTATTGAAAAAGTACGTTATGATATAGCTAAAAAATTTGGCATAGCATGGTATAAAAAACTAGCCTTCTTTTTTTTAAGACATAGGAAAATTTTGGATATTTTGGCTAGATTAGGTTACGTTTTCCAAAGTTGTGCTTTTAATATACAATATAAAAATTTAGGAATGAAAACTAGATTTAATCTGCCTTTAATCAAAAAAGATCGTTTACTTCCTTCTTTGGCTAAAAAAAATTTTTTAGCTTCTAATCCTGATTTTATAGATAATCAAGGAGAAAAAACCATAGGGCTTTTTATAGGATGCTTATCAAATTATTCTTACATTAATACAGGTTTTGCATTACTTGAAATTTGCAAACATCTTAAAATCAATGTAGATTTATTAAAAGATCAATCTTGTTGTGGTGCTCCGCATTATTTTACTGGAGATTTTAAAAGTGTAGAAAGTTTAGCTAAAAAAAACATCGTTTATTTTGAAAAAAAATTAAAAACACTAGATTATATCGTTATTCCTGAAGCAACCTGTTCTGCAATGATAAATATAGACTACGAGCATTTTTTTCATATGCAAAAAGATGAAGAATGGGCTGCAAGAGCCAAAAACATCTCTAATAAAATATTACTTGCAACAAAATATTTTTATGAACATACCAACCTAGAAGAACTTTTAAAAACAAAGAAAAAACTAAATACAAAAATTACCTATCATGATCCTTGTCATGCAAAAAAAATGCAAGGAGTTTCTAAGGAACCTAGAGCCTTACTAAAACAAAACTATGTTTTTAAAGAACTTAGTCATTCGAATGAATGTTGCGGTTTTGGTGGAGTGAGTATGCAAACTGATCACTATGAAAAAGCCTTGCAAGTTGGTATAAAAAAAGCTCAAAATATACAAAAAAGCAAAGTAGAAATTATCAGTGCAGAATGCTCAGCTTGCAGAATGCAAATTTCAAATGCGCTAGAACATGAAAAAGTTTCTACGCAGTTTTTACATCCTTTAGAGTTGATAGCAAAACTACTTCAAGATTAA
- a CDS encoding alanine racemase yields MAYIKIDRLAYEYNLDLIASKAGGYQRVICVFKDNAYGHGAKLLAPIAKAKGINFVAVKNEAEAKELEDIFDNILILSHHPHGGENEKFIYALNEKNDIKKIKKNTKIHLVIDTNMHRNGILPEEIQEILYELRNHNLQLHGVMMHFAGSDEMDASYFVQKQKFQYAKELIYNLLQEDAKNLIFHSHNSEALFRANTLEDDEYCRVGLVQFGYAYFSKDLHRVLSLWAERLSQRILKKGQCVGYGGVYNAKEDIEIATYDLGYADGLLRYDGKGDFYLPSGKKILGKMSMDSFSCENNGETICVIDDANVMAEFFNTISYEILVKLSPNLKRIVV; encoded by the coding sequence ATGGCTTATATAAAAATTGACCGCTTAGCTTATGAATATAACCTTGATCTCATAGCTTCCAAAGCAGGAGGTTATCAAAGAGTAATATGTGTTTTTAAGGATAATGCTTATGGACACGGAGCTAAGCTTTTAGCTCCTATAGCAAAAGCAAAGGGTATAAATTTTGTTGCAGTAAAAAATGAAGCTGAGGCAAAAGAGCTTGAAGATATTTTTGATAATATCTTGATTTTATCTCATCATCCACACGGTGGAGAAAATGAAAAATTTATTTATGCTTTAAATGAAAAAAATGATATAAAAAAAATTAAAAAAAATACTAAAATTCATCTTGTTATAGATACAAATATGCATAGAAATGGAATTTTACCTGAAGAAATTCAAGAAATTTTGTATGAGCTTAGAAATCACAACTTGCAACTTCATGGTGTGATGATGCATTTTGCGGGAAGTGATGAAATGGATGCAAGTTATTTTGTACAAAAACAAAAATTTCAATATGCTAAAGAGTTAATTTATAATCTATTGCAAGAAGATGCTAAAAACTTAATATTTCATTCACATAATTCTGAAGCTCTATTTCGAGCGAATACATTAGAAGATGATGAGTATTGCAGAGTAGGATTGGTACAATTTGGTTATGCATATTTTAGTAAAGATTTACATAGGGTTTTGAGTTTATGGGCTGAAAGATTAAGTCAAAGAATATTAAAAAAAGGTCAATGTGTTGGTTATGGTGGTGTATATAATGCTAAAGAAGATATCGAAATAGCAACTTATGATTTAGGTTATGCAGATGGACTTTTGCGTTATGATGGGAAGGGTGATTTTTATCTTCCTAGTGGTAAAAAAATATTAGGAAAGATGTCTATGGATAGTTTTTCTTGTGAAAATAACGGTGAGACAATTTGCGTTATAGATGATGCAAATGTTATGGCTGAATTTTTTAATACAATTAGTTATGAAATTTTAGTGAAACTTTCTCCAAATTTAAAAAGAATTGTAGTTTAA
- a CDS encoding L,D-transpeptidase family protein has product MFKIILALFSLAIFANASDLAKIYLNEGISAVEKVLNQELSKKDFWLDEIKDKNVSFGYYEENVAIVLTNKSDKIIRVYHYNNGKVEKKFIQKEVLTGLAGDKEVEGDLKTPIGFYELGKKFYPGDPYYGPFAFATTYPNILDKTLGKTGGGIWIHGYPLDGTRTDTYRTRGCIAIHNNLLDEFNNLIADRKAYAMTEEKSKITTNVNEVAILLANLYAWKDSWQKSDINKYLSFYDKKIFKHQNKFTYEQFAKNKERIFAKREEKKIKFSDFSISPYPNKKDEKIFRIGFYEDYRSTNYKFKGEKVLYVKLVDDKMQILAEQ; this is encoded by the coding sequence TTGTTTAAAATTATATTGGCATTATTTAGTTTGGCTATATTTGCAAATGCAAGTGATCTTGCAAAAATTTATTTAAATGAAGGTATTAGCGCGGTAGAGAAAGTGTTGAATCAAGAATTAAGTAAAAAAGATTTTTGGCTTGATGAAATAAAAGATAAAAATGTCAGTTTTGGTTATTATGAAGAAAATGTCGCTATTGTTTTAACCAATAAAAGTGATAAAATCATTAGAGTTTATCATTATAACAATGGTAAAGTAGAAAAGAAATTTATTCAAAAAGAAGTTTTAACTGGTTTAGCGGGAGATAAAGAAGTAGAGGGAGATTTAAAAACTCCTATAGGATTTTATGAACTTGGTAAGAAATTTTATCCTGGTGATCCTTATTATGGCCCATTTGCTTTTGCAACGACTTATCCAAATATACTTGATAAAACTTTAGGAAAAACGGGTGGTGGAATTTGGATTCATGGTTATCCTTTAGATGGAACCCGTACGGATACTTATAGAACTAGAGGTTGCATTGCTATACACAATAATTTACTTGATGAATTTAATAATTTAATAGCAGATAGAAAAGCTTATGCAATGACTGAAGAAAAAAGTAAAATAACAACCAATGTAAATGAAGTGGCTATTTTGTTAGCAAATTTATATGCTTGGAAAGATAGTTGGCAAAAAAGTGATATTAATAAGTATTTATCGTTTTATGATAAAAAAATATTTAAACATCAAAATAAATTTACTTATGAGCAATTTGCAAAGAATAAAGAAAGAATTTTTGCAAAAAGAGAAGAAAAGAAAATTAAATTTTCTGATTTTAGTATAAGTCCTTATCCGAATAAAAAAGATGAAAAGATTTTTAGAATAGGATTTTATGAAGATTATCGTAGTACTAATTATAAATTCAAAGGAGAAAAAGTTCTTTATGTTAAGCTTGTTGATGATAAAATGCAAATTTTAGCTGAACAGTAA
- a CDS encoding copper chaperone PCu(A)C, with product MKKLLNLALLSTFALANNITVNNPYVRQTPPNSKTTAFFLELKNNSNQDIKLIKAQSSLSDTAEIHDHIVENGKKMMVQIPQIIIKAKSSTELKPGGKHIMVLNLKENITPQTKANLTLYFDDNSTIELKDIESRSIKK from the coding sequence ATGAAAAAACTACTTAATTTAGCTCTTTTAAGTACTTTTGCTTTAGCTAATAATATTACTGTAAATAATCCCTATGTAAGACAAACTCCGCCGAATTCTAAAACCACAGCCTTTTTCTTAGAGCTCAAAAACAATTCTAATCAAGACATAAAACTAATAAAAGCCCAAAGCTCACTAAGTGATACAGCTGAAATTCATGATCATATTGTAGAAAATGGTAAAAAAATGATGGTGCAAATCCCTCAAATCATCATAAAGGCTAAATCAAGCACTGAACTTAAACCAGGTGGTAAGCATATTATGGTATTAAATCTTAAAGAAAATATCACACCACAAACCAAAGCTAATTTAACGCTTTATTTTGATGATAATAGCACAATTGAATTAAAAGATATCGAGTCAAGAAGTATTAAAAAATAA
- a CDS encoding SCO family protein: protein MKKINIFLLIVVIFGVFFISVQYFENNKYNFHLNSEKGTLSLKDFIGKKLIVYFGYTYCPDVCPSELALIANVLEKMPNKEKAHVVFISLDPARDNNLTQTSQWVKYFYPDSTALVAKDEKELEKVTKNYGVVYEKINLKDSAMGYSIAHSGEFYLIDENGKFIKTIKDISYENFFNEIKKFLNE from the coding sequence ATGAAAAAAATAAATATTTTTTTATTAATTGTGGTAATTTTTGGGGTATTTTTTATATCAGTGCAATATTTTGAAAATAACAAATACAATTTTCACTTAAATTCTGAAAAAGGCACGCTTAGTTTAAAAGATTTTATCGGTAAAAAATTAATTGTATATTTTGGCTATACATATTGTCCTGATGTTTGTCCTAGTGAACTTGCATTAATTGCTAATGTTTTAGAAAAAATGCCAAATAAAGAAAAAGCTCATGTGGTATTTATTTCATTAGATCCAGCAAGAGATAACAACTTAACTCAAACTAGTCAATGGGTAAAATATTTTTATCCAGATTCTACAGCCTTGGTTGCTAAAGATGAAAAAGAATTAGAAAAAGTTACTAAAAATTATGGTGTAGTATATGAAAAAATCAATCTTAAAGATTCTGCTATGGGATATTCTATAGCACATAGTGGCGAATTTTATTTGATCGATGAAAATGGAAAATTTATTAAAACCATAAAAGATATTAGTTATGAAAACTTTTTCAATGAAATAAAAAAATTCTTAAACGAATAA
- a CDS encoding ABC transporter permease, with amino-acid sequence MQKSIPRYLLFKYLRFDKDQPFIMLSKILAFLGVSIGLCVLLVAMAIMNGFDKEFERKLFTMNYPITILPRFGASVDDKLLQELRTKFPNLLFSPYIATQVIARNDLKLEGGMLFGVNFEDEKKINEVVAQALENKKLDNFDILIGKGLRNEFGLDYNEKITLIFSNLNASGLSLIPQVKRFDVKADFSSGLLAYDKAYMYTDAKALAKVLSYPQGNYDGVHVYSSKPFDDIKQIEAFLGARYASIGWWEQNGNFFAALALEKRALFIVLMLIILVASLNIVSSLLMIVMNRRSEIALLLSLGASKLEIKKTFFSLGFLIGGSGIIAGVILAAIALWVLGNFDIISLPSDVYGMSKLPLELSFVDFCATLFGAIVIVSLSSYYPAKKATQVDILDTLRNE; translated from the coding sequence ATGCAAAAAAGTATCCCTCGTTATTTATTATTTAAATATTTGCGTTTTGATAAAGATCAGCCTTTTATCATGCTTTCAAAAATTTTAGCCTTTTTAGGTGTTAGCATAGGACTTTGTGTGCTTTTGGTTGCAATGGCTATTATGAATGGTTTTGATAAAGAATTTGAGAGAAAACTTTTTACTATGAATTATCCTATTACTATATTACCGCGTTTTGGAGCAAGTGTAGATGATAAATTATTACAAGAATTAAGAACTAAATTTCCTAATTTATTATTTAGTCCTTATATTGCCACTCAGGTTATAGCAAGAAATGATTTAAAATTAGAAGGCGGTATGCTTTTTGGGGTTAATTTTGAAGATGAAAAAAAGATTAATGAAGTAGTAGCGCAAGCCTTAGAGAATAAAAAATTAGATAATTTCGATATTTTGATTGGCAAGGGCTTAAGAAATGAATTTGGACTTGATTATAATGAAAAAATTACTTTGATTTTTTCTAATCTCAATGCTAGTGGACTTTCACTCATTCCACAGGTTAAAAGATTTGATGTTAAAGCTGATTTTTCTTCAGGATTGTTAGCCTATGATAAAGCTTATATGTATACAGATGCTAAAGCTTTGGCTAAAGTTTTATCATATCCTCAAGGAAATTATGATGGTGTGCATGTGTACTCAAGTAAGCCTTTTGATGATATTAAACAAATTGAAGCTTTTTTGGGTGCAAGATATGCTAGTATAGGTTGGTGGGAGCAAAATGGAAATTTCTTTGCAGCGCTAGCTTTAGAAAAAAGAGCTTTGTTTATAGTGTTAATGTTGATTATTTTGGTTGCAAGTTTAAATATAGTAAGCTCTTTATTAATGATAGTTATGAATAGGCGTAGTGAAATAGCATTACTGCTTTCTTTAGGTGCTAGTAAGTTAGAGATTAAAAAAACTTTTTTTTCTTTAGGGTTTTTAATAGGTGGGAGTGGTATTATAGCAGGTGTAATTCTTGCAGCTATAGCTTTGTGGGTGCTTGGAAATTTTGATATTATTTCTTTACCAAGTGATGTTTATGGTATGAGTAAATTGCCATTAGAGCTTTCTTTTGTTGATTTTTGTGCTACGCTTTTTGGTGCTATTGTGATTGTAAGTTTATCTTCTTATTATCCTGCTAAAAAAGCAACTCAAGTAGATATTTTAGATACCTTAAGAAACGAATAA
- a CDS encoding LPP20 family lipoprotein, translating to MKKVVFMFCLALGFSACALDQRGVNPNQVQATQANSDVVVQKVDKDDVRSIIREEKMLANDTSTDNDLTFTAVGEGIAPLNTVSVGQALALAKRAAITDAYRQLASKLYGVRVNGKDTVKDAMLKSSTITAQVNGLIKNASVVDQDFKDGLYRVNVELKIDADKWKELFAY from the coding sequence ATGAAAAAAGTTGTTTTTATGTTTTGTTTGGCTTTGGGTTTTAGTGCTTGTGCACTAGATCAAAGAGGTGTGAATCCAAATCAAGTTCAAGCTACTCAGGCAAATTCTGATGTTGTGGTTCAAAAAGTAGACAAAGATGATGTACGTAGTATCATTAGAGAAGAAAAGATGCTTGCAAATGATACAAGTACAGATAATGATTTGACTTTTACGGCAGTAGGTGAGGGTATTGCTCCTTTAAATACAGTTTCGGTTGGTCAAGCTTTGGCTTTAGCTAAAAGAGCAGCTATTACTGATGCTTATAGGCAATTAGCAAGTAAGTTATATGGTGTAAGAGTTAATGGTAAAGATACGGTAAAAGATGCAATGCTTAAAAGTTCAACTATCACAGCACAAGTAAATGGTTTAATTAAAAATGCAAGTGTTGTAGATCAAGACTTTAAAGATGGTCTTTATAGGGTAAATGTAGAACTTAAAATCGATGCTGACAAGTGGAAAGAATTGTTTGCTTATTAA
- the gyrA gene encoding DNA gyrase subunit A yields the protein MENIFTKDSDIENIDIESSIKSSYLDYSMSVIIGRALPDARDGLKPVHRRILYAMNDLGVGSRSAYKKSARIVGDVIGKYHPHGDTAVYDALVRMAQDFSMRYPSVDGQGNFGSIDGDSAAAMRYTEARMTVLAEELLRDIDKDTVDFVPNYDDSMSEPDVLPARVPNLLLNGSSGIAVGMATNIPPHSLNELIDGLLYLIDNKNASLEEIMQFIKGPDFPTGGIIFGKKGIIEAYRTGRGRVKVRAKTHIEKRANKDIIIIDELPYQTNKARLIEQIAELAKEKQIEGIAEVRDESDREGIRVVIELKRDAMSEIVLNNLFKSTTMESTFGVIMLAIHNKEPKVFSLIELLNLFLNHRKTVIIRRTIYELQKARARAHILEGLKIALDNIDEVIALIKNSPDNPTAKNLLMQNFGLSELQSNAILDMKLGRLTGLEREKIDNELRELLAEIQRLDQILKSENLLENLIKDELKEIRTKFDVPRITQIEDDYDDIDIEDLIPNENMVVTITHRGYIKRVPSKQYEKQKRGGKGKVAVTTYDDDFIESFFTANTHDTLMFVTDRGQLYWLKVYKIPEGSRTAKGKAVVNLINLQADEKIMAIIPTTDFDESKSLCFFTKNGIVKRTNLSEYQNIRSVGVKAINLDENDELVTAIIVARDENEIANVNIDESLEVEENLESEANENGEELENTTSGKMLFAVTKKGMCIKFPLAKVREIGRISRGVTAIKFKEKDDEVVGAVVIENDAQEILSVSAKGIGKRTDAGEYRLQSRGGKGVICMKLTAKTKDLIGIVIVDESMDLMALTSSGKMIRVDMQSIRKAGRNTSGVIVVNVENDEVVSIAKCPKEEDEELDTETNMDLNLE from the coding sequence ATGGAAAATATTTTTACTAAAGATTCAGATATTGAAAATATAGATATAGAAAGTTCTATAAAAAGTAGCTATTTAGATTATTCTATGAGTGTTATTATAGGTCGTGCTTTGCCTGATGCTAGAGATGGTCTTAAGCCAGTTCATAGAAGAATTTTATATGCTATGAATGATTTAGGTGTTGGAAGTCGCAGTGCGTATAAAAAGTCAGCACGTATAGTAGGGGATGTAATCGGTAAATATCACCCACATGGCGATACGGCTGTTTATGATGCTTTAGTAAGAATGGCACAAGATTTTTCTATGCGTTATCCGAGTGTAGATGGACAAGGAAATTTTGGATCTATTGATGGTGATAGCGCCGCTGCAATGCGTTATACTGAAGCTAGAATGACAGTTTTAGCTGAAGAACTTTTGCGTGATATAGATAAAGATACCGTTGATTTTGTGCCAAATTATGATGATTCTATGAGTGAGCCTGATGTATTGCCTGCTAGAGTTCCAAATTTATTGCTTAATGGATCAAGCGGTATTGCAGTAGGTATGGCCACTAATATCCCTCCGCATAGCTTAAATGAACTCATTGATGGCTTGCTTTATTTAATTGATAATAAAAATGCAAGTTTAGAAGAAATAATGCAATTTATCAAAGGACCTGATTTTCCAACCGGTGGTATTATCTTTGGTAAAAAAGGCATTATAGAAGCTTATCGTACAGGTCGTGGTAGGGTAAAAGTAAGAGCAAAAACTCATATTGAAAAAAGAGCTAATAAAGATATCATTATTATAGATGAACTTCCTTACCAAACCAATAAAGCAAGATTGATAGAGCAAATTGCTGAACTTGCAAAAGAAAAGCAAATCGAAGGTATTGCTGAAGTTAGAGATGAAAGCGATAGAGAAGGAATTCGCGTGGTGATTGAGTTAAAACGCGATGCCATGAGCGAGATTGTTTTAAATAATCTTTTTAAATCTACCACTATGGAAAGTACTTTTGGTGTGATTATGCTCGCTATACATAACAAAGAGCCAAAAGTTTTTTCTTTGATCGAGCTTTTGAATTTATTCTTAAATCATAGAAAAACTGTAATTATTAGAAGAACTATTTATGAGTTGCAAAAAGCTAGAGCTAGAGCACATATTTTAGAAGGTTTAAAAATTGCTTTAGATAATATTGATGAAGTAATAGCTTTAATCAAAAACTCTCCAGATAATCCAACAGCTAAAAATTTATTAATGCAAAATTTTGGCTTAAGTGAGCTTCAGTCTAATGCTATTTTAGATATGAAGCTAGGTCGTTTAACAGGACTTGAAAGAGAAAAAATCGACAACGAGTTAAGAGAGTTATTGGCAGAAATTCAAAGACTTGATCAAATTTTAAAAAGTGAAAATTTACTTGAAAATCTAATTAAAGATGAGTTAAAAGAAATTAGAACAAAATTTGATGTTCCAAGGATCACTCAAATTGAAGATGATTATGATGATATTGATATAGAAGATTTAATACCAAATGAAAATATGGTGGTTACTATTACTCATCGTGGTTATATTAAGCGTGTTCCAAGTAAGCAGTATGAAAAACAAAAACGTGGTGGTAAGGGCAAGGTTGCAGTTACGACTTATGATGATGATTTTATAGAAAGCTTCTTTACGGCAAATACACACGATACTTTGATGTTTGTTACTGATCGTGGGCAACTTTACTGGCTAAAGGTTTATAAAATTCCTGAAGGAAGTAGAACTGCTAAAGGTAAAGCTGTGGTTAATCTTATTAATTTACAAGCAGATGAAAAAATCATGGCAATTATTCCAACAACTGATTTTGATGAAAGTAAATCATTATGTTTCTTTACTAAAAATGGTATTGTAAAACGTACCAATTTAAGTGAATATCAAAATATTAGAAGCGTTGGAGTGAAAGCGATTAATTTAGATGAAAATGATGAGCTTGTTACTGCGATTATTGTAGCAAGAGATGAAAATGAAATTGCAAATGTAAATATAGATGAAAGCTTAGAAGTAGAAGAAAATTTAGAAAGTGAAGCAAATGAAAACGGTGAAGAGTTAGAAAACACCACTAGTGGTAAAATGCTTTTTGCGGTTACTAAAAAAGGTATGTGTATTAAATTCCCACTTGCCAAAGTTAGAGAAATTGGTCGCATAAGTAGAGGGGTGACTGCGATTAAATTTAAAGAGAAAGATGATGAGGTCGTGGGTGCTGTTGTGATAGAAAATGACGCACAAGAAATTTTAAGTGTAAGTGCTAAAGGTATAGGTAAGCGTACTGATGCTGGAGAATATAGACTTCAAAGTAGAGGTGGCAAGGGTGTGATATGTATGAAGCTTACCGCTAAAACAAAAGACTTAATTGGTATAGTTATAGTAGATGAAAGTATGGATTTAATGGCATTAACAAGCAGTGGTAAGATGATACGTGTTGATATGCAAAGTATCAGAAAAGCAGGTAGGAATACAAGTGGTGTTATTGTTGTTAATGTAGAAAATGATGAAGTTGTAAGTATTGCTAAGTGTCCTAAAGAGGAAGATGAGGAATTGGATACTGAAACTAATATGGATTTAAATTTAGAATAG
- a CDS encoding ComF family protein, with translation MRCFNCFGFSFASFCPACKEELLEYSLGIRGLDENFKVYYFYQYEQIKHLIYFKHKFQGYFVLNALAKLSFARFKDFFQPSCEINAIALDDKTYKNYSHTAILTKHLRSKFIKPMYHTLQANSEFKYSGKSLKFRKDNKRSYKLLKQPKYPVILVDDVVTTGLSLLEAKKILEKNNIEVLFALVLANAKFDTI, from the coding sequence GTGAGATGTTTTAACTGCTTTGGATTTTCCTTTGCGAGCTTTTGTCCAGCTTGCAAGGAAGAGCTCTTAGAATATTCTTTAGGTATAAGAGGACTTGATGAAAATTTTAAAGTTTATTATTTTTATCAATATGAACAAATTAAACATTTGATTTATTTTAAACATAAATTTCAAGGTTATTTTGTTTTAAATGCACTTGCAAAATTAAGTTTTGCTAGGTTTAAAGATTTCTTTCAACCCTCTTGCGAAATTAATGCTATAGCTTTAGATGATAAAACATATAAAAATTATTCACACACTGCTATTTTAACTAAACATTTAAGAAGCAAATTTATAAAGCCCATGTATCATACCTTACAAGCTAATTCAGAATTTAAATATAGTGGAAAAAGTTTGAAATTTCGAAAAGATAATAAAAGATCTTATAAGCTTTTAAAGCAACCAAAATATCCTGTGATTTTAGTAGATGATGTAGTAACTACAGGTTTGAGTTTATTAGAGGCGAAAAAAATTTTAGAAAAAAATAATATCGAAGTACTTTTTGCTTTAGTTTTAGCTAATGCAAAATTTGATACAATATAG
- the mapA gene encoding outer membrane lipoprotein MapA, producing the protein MLKKILVFILALFFSACAVNSKNQNIAKVNEIIKIQAQCYNPSSSKAYEAKIKGLLYISDVGLKYCDNKRTIDKSISLKKVYIHRVYDLNENLKYASSNGYNYYINENFNYYFYVFLKQELESRGIVVVEDTQDSPYVLRVDLSFNDFYSKFDSNSLFSIVASQLTLKDINTNKTINIKTKQEVKGFYNIKDLPFFTQLLIKQVANKSADIISSL; encoded by the coding sequence ATGTTAAAAAAAATACTCGTGTTTATTTTAGCTTTATTTTTTAGTGCTTGCGCTGTAAATTCTAAAAATCAAAATATAGCTAAGGTTAATGAAATTATAAAAATTCAAGCTCAATGTTATAATCCTTCTAGTTCTAAAGCTTATGAAGCAAAAATTAAAGGTCTTTTATATATTAGTGATGTAGGACTTAAGTATTGTGATAATAAAAGAACAATTGATAAAAGCATTTCTTTGAAAAAAGTTTATATTCATAGAGTATATGATTTAAATGAAAATTTAAAATATGCTTCTTCTAATGGATATAATTACTATATTAATGAAAATTTTAACTACTATTTTTATGTATTTTTAAAACAAGAATTGGAAAGTAGAGGTATAGTTGTGGTTGAAGATACACAAGATTCTCCTTATGTTTTAAGAGTAGATTTAAGTTTTAATGATTTTTATTCTAAATTTGATTCTAATTCCTTGTTCTCAATTGTTGCAAGTCAATTGACTTTGAAAGATATTAATACTAATAAAACTATTAATATTAAAACCAAACAAGAAGTTAAAGGTTTTTATAATATCAAAGATCTACCTTTTTTCACTCAGCTTCTTATTAAGCAAGTAGCTAATAAATCTGCAGATATCATTAGTTCTTTGTGA